DNA sequence from the Bradyrhizobium sp. CIAT3101 genome:
TGAAGCGCGCAAATTCGGCGTTCGGTCCGCAATGGCGTCGGTGACCGCGAAGCGGCAATGTCCCGACCTGATCTTCGTGAAGCCGCGCTTCGAGGTCTACAAGGCGATCAGCCGGCAGATCCGCGAGATTTTCGCCGAGCACACCGAGATCATCGAGCCCCTGTCCCTCGACGAGGCCTATCTCGACGTGACGGAGAACCTGCAGGGCATCCCGCTCGCACGCGACGTCGCGCTGCGGATCCGCGAGAAGATCAAGGCCGAGACCGGCCTCAACGCTTCGGCGGGCATTTCCTACAACAAGTTCCTGGCCAAGCTCGCCTCCGATCACCGCAAGCCCAACGGACAATTCGTGATCTCGCCGGAGATGGGACCCGCCTTTGTCGAGACGCTGCCCGTCGGCAAGTTTCATGGGATCGGACCGGCGACAGGTGCGAAGATGAACGCACTCGGCCTGTTCACCGGTCTCGACATCCGCCACCAGACGCTCGAGTTCATGAACGCGAACTTCGGCAAGTCGGGCGCCTATTATTACTGGATCTCGCGCGGCGTCGACGAACGGCCGGTGCGCGCCAACCGGATCCGCAAATCGATCGGTGCGGAAACCACATTCTCGACCGATCTCGGCGAATTCGACGTGCTGGTCGCCGAGCTTCGGCCCCTCGTCGACAAGGTCTGGCGCCATTGCGAGACCACCGGCAGCCGCGGCCGCACCGTCACCTTGAAGATCAAGTTCGCCGACTTCGAGATCATCACACGCAGCAGGTCCGCCCCTACGCCGGTCGCAGGCCGGGACGAGCTGGAGCGGCTGGCCTGCGGCCTGCTCGAAGTCGAGATGCCGCTGCCGAAGCGCGTCAGGCTGCTCGGCGTATCGCTGTCGTCCCTCCAGCTCGGCGACGACGCGGAGCCGCAACTGACCTTCGGCATCTGATACGACCCAAATCGTGCTACATACGGGACTGATGACGAGGACAGATCATATGGCGAGCGCCGAACCGGCGAAGGAATGGCAAACCACGGAGTGGTTCAATACGCCCGAGCCGTTGTCGCTCGCCGCATTGCGTGGCCGGATCGTGATGCTGACCGCCTTCCAGATGCTCTGTCCGGGTTGCGTTGCCAACAGCCTTCCGCAGGCTCAGCGCGTCGCGGCGACGTTCAAATCGTCGGATGTCGCCGTGATCGGCCTGCACAGCGTGTTCGAGCACCACGATGCCATGGGGCCGAACGCGCTGCGCGTCTTCCTGCACGAGTACCAGATCCGGTTTCCCGTTGCCGTCGATGCACCCGACGGCACCGACGTCCCGCGGACCATGCGGAGTTACGGATTCCAGGGAACACCGACGATGTTGCTGTTCGATCGTGACGGCCAGCTTCGTCGGCATGTGTTTGGGCATATCCAGGACTTGCAGCTCGGCGCCGAGATCATGGCGCTCGTCTGCGAGGGCTTGCCGCCGGATACGACGCTGGAATCCGGGCAGGACGGCGTTTGCGCGACAGGCGGATGCCATGCTTGATCCGGACCTTCGCCGCACATGGCTGTTCGGCCCGGGCGCCGATCGCGCGGCCCACGAGAGCATGCTGAATGCCGGGGCCGATGCCCTCATCGTCGATCTCGAGGATTTTACGCCGCCGGAGCGACGCAGCGACGCGCGCGACCTGCTGGCGCGCTTTGTCGGGGATTGTCGCAACCGCGGCTGCATTGCGGCGATCAGGATCAATGCACTGGAGACGGACGGCACGATCGATCTCGCCGCCGCCATGAAGGCGCAGCCCGACGTGATCGCTTATCCGATGAGCGACAGGGCGGCGCAGATGCACGCGCTCGATGCAGCGATCACGCATTGGGAGCGAGAGCTCAGCATGACGGCCGGCAGCACCGAAATCCTGCCGGTCTGCGAAACGGCGCTCGGCGTGGTCGAGGTCCGCGCGATCGCCGCGGCAAGCCCCCGCATCCGGTGCGCCTTGCTGGGAGCGGAAGACCTCGCCAACGATCTGTGCGCCGAACGCAGCACCGACGCGGTCGAACTGGATTACGCCCGCCGCCGCTTCATCCTGGAGGCGCGCGCCGCCGGCATCGAGCCGATCGATGCTCCCTACACGTTCAGCGACGTCGAAGGCGCGGTCCGCGAGGCGGCGCTCTCGCGTCGCCTGGGCTATCGTAGCAAGTCCCTGGTGCGTCCCGCGCACGCGACGGCGTTGAACGCAGTCTTTACCCCTCGCGCGGAGGAGCTTGCACGTGCGCGCGCGATCGTCGCGGGCTTCGATGCCGCACGCAAGCGCGGCGAAGACCGCGCCCTGGTCGACGGGCTTTGGGTCGAAGTACCGACCTATCGTAACGCACGCAGACTGATCGAGCGGGCACAACGATTGGGAAGCCGTGAGTAAGGCCCTCGCGGTCCGGGATCAGGCCGCAATCTCTTCTGACCTGCTTCCCGCCTCATCACGCTTTGCATTGATCAAATTGAGGAGGTGAGCCGCAGCGCGCGCATCGGACAGCGCGCGATGATGGTTCTTGAGCTCGATATTGAACGCCCTCGTGAGCTTGCCAAGCCCGTAGGACTTGTGACCGGGGTAGTGCCGGCGCATGGCCGCGCAGGTGCAGAGCTTTGGAAAGCGGAAACGGCGTTCGAGGCGTCCATATTCCGCGGCGATGAAGCCGTAATCGAAATTGACATTGTGGGCGACGAAGACGCCGTCGCCCATGAACTGCATGAAACTGTCCGCGACGTCCGCGAACAATGGCGCGTCCCGCACCATCTCGTTGGTGATGCCGGTCAACGCGACGATCTTGGCCGGGATCGACCGCTGGGGATTGATCAACGAATGCCACTCCGCCACGACCTGATGATTGCGGATCCTGACGGCGCCGATCTCGGTGATGCGATCCCCGCCGGTCCAGCCGCCGGTGGTCTCGATGTCGACGACGACGTAGTCCTGATCCGGATCGAAACGGAAATCGGCGCGGCCGATCTCCGCGGGAATGCCGGCGTTGCCGAGCTGGCGAAGCCGCGTCAGCTGGTTGCGCCTGATGACGTCACCCTCGGCCTTCACTTCCATGAACGAGACGGCGCCGTTGGCCACGAGCATGAGATCGGGGAAGCCATCGCGCATCGCCCGATAATCCTCGCACATCAGGCGAAGGATCGTGGCGAGGCCAGTTGCACGCGCGCCTGCAAGCAGCGCGCGCAGCGCATCGATATCGACATGGTCCCAGGCGAACACGCCGTTCGGCTTCCCCCACTTTGCGGCGACGATCCGCAGAATCTGGGGGAGCGCGGCTTGCGACGCGACGGCTGCGAGCCTGGTCTCGATTTGACCGGCAAAGAGCTGCGCGAAGGTCCTGTCCTTCAGGCAATGCGGCATCCAGTCGAAGCCGCTGTGCAGCTGTCCGGATTCGAACAGCTCGTCCCAGAACAGCAATCCGAACAGGCAATGCCAGAGCGTGTTTTCGGCGTGGAAGACCTCAACGCCTTGCCGGCGCAAGACGCCCGCAAGTCCTGCTTCCGGATTGCCGCGCCAGGTATCGTCGACCCGGAGCGTTCGCCCCGCTCGCAGCAGCTCGGTGCAGAGTCCCGTCCGGCGTCCGTCGAACTTGCGGGCATAGAAATCGCTCGCGAAGACGAATTCGTCGTCGCTGGCGGGATCGTCGATCATGCGACGCAGCAGCTCCTCGGCGGCGTCCTTGTCGCCTTCCGCGTAGAGCAGACGGGCGAGGCGCTCGTGACATTCTGCGGAGGAGCCGGCGCGGTAGAGCTGGATCGCCAGCGCGGCCTCGCCCTTCTTCTCGAAGTGCAGACCCGCTCGGTGGGCCGCGCGGCTCCGCAGATCCGAGGCGTAATCCGTCGGGCAGGCAGGACCGCCGAGAACGCCGGCCACGGAATTGCGATACGCTTCGTCCGATTTGGTCTCGAAGTGACGCAGCAGACGGGCGTAGTGAAAGCACGCCCTCGCCTCGTCCGCGTCGGCAAACCGGGCGCTGAAATCCGCCTGATCGTTGGTGCGCAGGATGCCGAGGTCGCGTAGCGCAAAATTCTTGAGGTTGTTCTCGGTCTTGCCGAAATAGAGATAGAGCAGAAACTCCAGCGGCTCGGTATCACCGAGCGCGATGAAGGCCTCACCACCGCAGCGCTGGAATGCGGTACCGAACGACAGATTGGCGAGCCAATACTCCGTCAGCTTGCCCTTGGGCCATGAGGCCCGGACATCGCTCACGCCGGCCGCCTTGGCGCCATCGAACAGCACCGGCTTTGCAAGGCAGGCCATGAACGCCGCGTAATCCTGTTCGATCAGGCCCCGGACATAACCGGCGATACCAAGCTCCCCCAATGCGCCAACCGGGTCGGCGATCTCCGTGTACTTGAACGTGGAGGGATTGAAGACCGTGCCGTTGCGGTTGACCATCCGGATGAACAGGCACTGGGCGTCTTTCGACAACGACGAGAAACGAGCGACAAACGCCCGATGCTCCTCGGTCAGCACCGGACCGTAGGTCTCGCAGACGAAGCTCAGCATCTCCGTGAAATGGTCGTGGTAGTAGTAGGGCGGCAGGACAGGCAACGTCATCAGCGCGCAGCCCTCGGCGCGGCGCAGCGAGATCCCGCTTGGGTCAGATTTGCGCGGGCGGCACAGACACCGCTCGCCGCTGGGTGATGGGCGGCCATGTTCGACTTCTGTTCTTTTCGCTCGACAGTGTCAAGCTCGGAACTTCACGACCGAGCGCCATCCACGGAGCGTTGCGTTCTCGGGACCATCCGATGGCCCGACGAGAACCATCGCGAAGATATTCGGGGAACTTCAAACAGATGAGCCTTCATCAGCCCTGCCCTGAGCCACCCGTCGGACCAATCGGCTCGTCCGTGCCCAGGCGATCATCGATATAGCGCCGGAGCGCGGCAGCCGCGTTGAGCATGTGAGCGCGCATGCGCCGCGCTGCAGTGTCGCCGTCCCCCTCCGCGATCGCCTGCATGATGGCATCATGCTCGTCGCGAGATTTGCGAATGCGATCGCCCTGCCGCAACTGGGTGCGGCGGAACGCGCTGAGCCGCGCACGAACATCCTGCGCCTGCTCGGCCATGAACGAGTTGTGCGTCGCGCTGTAGATACATTCATGGAAGGTGCGGTTGAAGGCGTCATAGGCATCGACGTCATTGGCCTCGACCATCGCCAGCGAGCTCTCGTGAAGCTCGATCAAACGACTGCGCTCGAGCGGCGTCATGCGATAGGTCGCGAGGCGGACGCACATGGCCTCCACCTCGGCGCTGGTCTCGAACATGTCCATGATGCGTTCGGGCGTCATCCGCGCCACCACAACTCCGCGACGGCCGCGGACCTCGACCAGCCCGCTGACGACGAGCTGGCGCAGGGCCTCCCGCACCGGCGTGCGGGAAGCTCCAAAGCGATCGGCAAGCTGCTGCTCTTCCAGAGCCGAACCGGCGACGAGCGCACCGGAGGCAATCTCGTCCGTGAGCGCATTGCGGATGCGATCGGAGAGAAGCCCGCCGTCTTCTTCTGCTTCGGCTGCAACTTTGAACAGACCTGCCATTCAGCTTCCTATGATTGCGCGCACCGCGAAGTAGAGGATGGACGGTGCGACCAGGCATCCGAGGCCCGTGTGAAACGTCGCGGTCAATGCGCCGTAGGGCACGAGGCGACGATCGGTCGCCGCAAGTCCTCCGGAAACGCCGCTGACCGTTCCCATCAAGCCGCCGAACACCATCGCGCTGCGCGGATTGTTGAGGCCGATCATCCCGGCAACGAAGGGCGTGCCGATCATCACGATCACCGCCTTGAATACACCGGTCGCGATCGAGAGAGCAATGACCGGTGATGACGCGCCGATCGCGGCCCCCGTAACCGGACCGACGATGTAGGTGACCGCACCGGCGCCGATCGTCGTGAGCGATTCGGCATCAGTGTAGCCAAACGCTGCGGCGACGAGAACGCCCAGAATGAACGGAACGACCGTCCCCAATCCGAGCGCGACCGCACCGATCAATCCCGCCTTGCGCGCATGCACGACATCGACCTCGAAAGCGGTGGCGACGATGGCGAAGTCCCGCAGCATCGCGCCGCCCATCAGGCCGATCCCGGTCAGCGCAGGCCAGTCGGCGACGCCCTTTTCACCGCCAGTGGCGATGCCGCCGAAAAAGGCCAGCAATAGACCCAGCATGATCGCGATCGCCGAGCCGTGGATGCGTCCGAAGGTCAGGTATTTCGAGATCGCTCCGGAAATCCACATCAGGATCCCGACGGCGGCGAACGCGGTGATCAGCGAATTGGCGGCGAGAACGTGAGATATCATGGTCATGCGACCCTCCCGGACTTGAAGTGAGGTACGCTGGCCTCGAGTGCCTCTCGGGCCTCGATCTCGTCCATGGTCTCGACGGGGCCACTGAGCCGGCCGATCAGGGCTACCATCGCGAAACACACCGCGACCGCGCCGGCGCCGGCAATGACGACGACCGGACCGCCCTTTGCCGCAGCAACGACGTTCTGCTGCGCGGCCATGGCGACCACGATCGGAATGTAGAAGCTGCCCCAGAACTCGACGCCGGTCTTGAGACCGTGGCTGAGCAGGCCGTGCCGCACCAGCCAGAGCCGGGCCGCGATCAGGAACATCATCGCAATGCCGACGCCGCCGACATTGGCCTTTACGCCGAGGGCGACGCCCAGCAGGTCGCCGAGCAGGCTACCCAAGAGCGTGCAGATCGCGAGGAGCGCAACGCCGGAAATGGTCACGGGCGCCTCCCCTCGGTGCGCGAAGTGCGGTTCCCCCGGCAGGGGCGCTTTGTATGCATTCGCACCATAAATTTCCTCCTGTGTATGCGAATATCCATCGCTTATAAATTTGCGTATACATTAATTGACAACGGAAGGCAATACGCATACATTAAGCGACATCAAAGCCAGTTCCCGCATGCCAAGGAGCCGAAATGAGCGATTGGGGTATGCAAAAGGCCGCACTCGATG
Encoded proteins:
- the dinB gene encoding DNA polymerase IV, which codes for MRESGTVEGDATRVRKIIHIDMDAFYASVEQRDNPELRGKPVAVGGSAERGVVAAASYEARKFGVRSAMASVTAKRQCPDLIFVKPRFEVYKAISRQIREIFAEHTEIIEPLSLDEAYLDVTENLQGIPLARDVALRIREKIKAETGLNASAGISYNKFLAKLASDHRKPNGQFVISPEMGPAFVETLPVGKFHGIGPATGAKMNALGLFTGLDIRHQTLEFMNANFGKSGAYYYWISRGVDERPVRANRIRKSIGAETTFSTDLGEFDVLVAELRPLVDKVWRHCETTGSRGRTVTLKIKFADFEIITRSRSAPTPVAGRDELERLACGLLEVEMPLPKRVRLLGVSLSSLQLGDDAEPQLTFGI
- a CDS encoding redoxin domain-containing protein, which translates into the protein MASAEPAKEWQTTEWFNTPEPLSLAALRGRIVMLTAFQMLCPGCVANSLPQAQRVAATFKSSDVAVIGLHSVFEHHDAMGPNALRVFLHEYQIRFPVAVDAPDGTDVPRTMRSYGFQGTPTMLLFDRDGQLRRHVFGHIQDLQLGAEIMALVCEGLPPDTTLESGQDGVCATGGCHA
- a CDS encoding CoA ester lyase, whose translation is MLDPDLRRTWLFGPGADRAAHESMLNAGADALIVDLEDFTPPERRSDARDLLARFVGDCRNRGCIAAIRINALETDGTIDLAAAMKAQPDVIAYPMSDRAAQMHALDAAITHWERELSMTAGSTEILPVCETALGVVEVRAIAAASPRIRCALLGAEDLANDLCAERSTDAVELDYARRRFILEARAAGIEPIDAPYTFSDVEGAVREAALSRRLGYRSKSLVRPAHATALNAVFTPRAEELARARAIVAGFDAARKRGEDRALVDGLWVEVPTYRNARRLIERAQRLGSRE
- a CDS encoding exonuclease domain-containing protein, with protein sequence MTLPVLPPYYYHDHFTEMLSFVCETYGPVLTEEHRAFVARFSSLSKDAQCLFIRMVNRNGTVFNPSTFKYTEIADPVGALGELGIAGYVRGLIEQDYAAFMACLAKPVLFDGAKAAGVSDVRASWPKGKLTEYWLANLSFGTAFQRCGGEAFIALGDTEPLEFLLYLYFGKTENNLKNFALRDLGILRTNDQADFSARFADADEARACFHYARLLRHFETKSDEAYRNSVAGVLGGPACPTDYASDLRSRAAHRAGLHFEKKGEAALAIQLYRAGSSAECHERLARLLYAEGDKDAAEELLRRMIDDPASDDEFVFASDFYARKFDGRRTGLCTELLRAGRTLRVDDTWRGNPEAGLAGVLRRQGVEVFHAENTLWHCLFGLLFWDELFESGQLHSGFDWMPHCLKDRTFAQLFAGQIETRLAAVASQAALPQILRIVAAKWGKPNGVFAWDHVDIDALRALLAGARATGLATILRLMCEDYRAMRDGFPDLMLVANGAVSFMEVKAEGDVIRRNQLTRLRQLGNAGIPAEIGRADFRFDPDQDYVVVDIETTGGWTGGDRITEIGAVRIRNHQVVAEWHSLINPQRSIPAKIVALTGITNEMVRDAPLFADVADSFMQFMGDGVFVAHNVNFDYGFIAAEYGRLERRFRFPKLCTCAAMRRHYPGHKSYGLGKLTRAFNIELKNHHRALSDARAAAHLLNLINAKRDEAGSRSEEIAA
- a CDS encoding GntR family transcriptional regulator, with product MAGLFKVAAEAEEDGGLLSDRIRNALTDEIASGALVAGSALEEQQLADRFGASRTPVREALRQLVVSGLVEVRGRRGVVVARMTPERIMDMFETSAEVEAMCVRLATYRMTPLERSRLIELHESSLAMVEANDVDAYDAFNRTFHECIYSATHNSFMAEQAQDVRARLSAFRRTQLRQGDRIRKSRDEHDAIMQAIAEGDGDTAARRMRAHMLNAAAALRRYIDDRLGTDEPIGPTGGSGQG
- the madM gene encoding malonate transporter subunit MadM, with the translated sequence MTMISHVLAANSLITAFAAVGILMWISGAISKYLTFGRIHGSAIAIMLGLLLAFFGGIATGGEKGVADWPALTGIGLMGGAMLRDFAIVATAFEVDVVHARKAGLIGAVALGLGTVVPFILGVLVAAAFGYTDAESLTTIGAGAVTYIVGPVTGAAIGASSPVIALSIATGVFKAVIVMIGTPFVAGMIGLNNPRSAMVFGGLMGTVSGVSGGLAATDRRLVPYGALTATFHTGLGCLVAPSILYFAVRAIIGS
- the madL gene encoding malonate transporter subunit MadL; amino-acid sequence: MTISGVALLAICTLLGSLLGDLLGVALGVKANVGGVGIAMMFLIAARLWLVRHGLLSHGLKTGVEFWGSFYIPIVVAMAAQQNVVAAAKGGPVVVIAGAGAVAVCFAMVALIGRLSGPVETMDEIEAREALEASVPHFKSGRVA